CTCTTGCTGCTTCCACCGCTGCATTGAGTGCAAGTATATTGGTTTGGAAGGCAATTTCATCAATTACTTTTATTATCTTTGAAATATTAGACGAGGACACATTTATCTCCTCCATCGCCATTTGCATCTCTTTCATCTGATGATTACCCTGTTGTGCATTATTCTTTGCAACCTCTGCCAATTCATTTGCCTGGTTAGCGTTCTGAGCATTTAATCTTGTCTGAGAAGATATCTCTTCTAAGGATGCTGTTAATTCTTCTATGGAACTGGCTTGTTCCGTTGCTCCCTGGGACAAGGCAATACTAGAATCGGAAACCTGTTTAGAGCCGGCTGCAACTTGGTCGGAGGCAGCTGCAATATTATTTAGTATTTCATTATTTTTTTCTACCATTTCTGCAAGTTTACGTCCCAGTAAGTCATTCTCAGAACGTACCTCTACATCAATTGTTAAATCTCCGGCGGCAATGCTCTCCGCTGCTTTTGCCTGCCCTCTAATATTGGTTATCATCCGGTCAAAAGAATCAGCAAGGCTGCCTATCTCATCCTTGGTACCCGATTCCACATTCACATTAATATCACCAAGAGCTAGTTTGTTAGCGGCCTCAACCATTTTATTTACAGGTCTGCTTATAATCCTTGAAATGAAGATTCCCAGAGCCACTGCAATTACCATGCCGGCAATCACTATAATTATCATTGTTATGGTTGCTGTTGCTGCTGCCTTGCTGTTTGTATCCGAACTATTTTCTGCATTTTCTATTTTTAAATCCAACAACTTATTTGACAACTCAGTTACCTTATTCGATATAGTTGCCCCGTCACTATACATGCTCTGTATCGCTTCATCTGTATGGCCGGACGTTACTTTATTAATTAAATTCTCTTTATATACCTTAAAGTCATCCATGGCCTGTTCTAAAGCCACAAAGTTATCTCTTACATCCTGCGTTTTAATTCCTCGTTCAAAAGCTGCCATGCTTTCTGCAATATAAGCATCTGTTTTAGTTAAGCTTTCTAAAGAGTTCTGCCATTCTGCTGTACCTTCCTCCAAAATAACTATATCTCTTAAAAGAGAACGTTGTATCTGGTACTCTCTCATCACCTTTCCAAGGTCACCCAGTGTTACGGTGTGACTTTCATACATCTCGGTATCCAGTTCATCGATGCGGGTTATGTTATAAATTCCTACAATACCAACGATTCCTGAGATTAAGGCTACAATAATAAAACTTATTACCAGTTTTGAAGCTATCTTTAAGTTATAAAACCATTTCATACTGTTTATCCTCCGTGATGTATTCCGTCTTATAATGATTCCTTTAAATCTTCTACTT
The nucleotide sequence above comes from Anaerocolumna cellulosilytica. Encoded proteins:
- a CDS encoding methyl-accepting chemotaxis protein is translated as MKWFYNLKIASKLVISFIIVALISGIVGIVGIYNITRIDELDTEMYESHTVTLGDLGKVMREYQIQRSLLRDIVILEEGTAEWQNSLESLTKTDAYIAESMAAFERGIKTQDVRDNFVALEQAMDDFKVYKENLINKVTSGHTDEAIQSMYSDGATISNKVTELSNKLLDLKIENAENSSDTNSKAAATATITMIIIVIAGMVIAVALGIFISRIISRPVNKMVEAANKLALGDINVNVESGTKDEIGSLADSFDRMITNIRGQAKAAESIAAGDLTIDVEVRSENDLLGRKLAEMVEKNNEILNNIAAASDQVAAGSKQVSDSSIALSQGATEQASSIEELTASLEEISSQTRLNAQNANQANELAEVAKNNAQQGNHQMKEMQMAMEEINVSSSNISKIIKVIDEIAFQTNILALNAAVEAARAGQHGKGFAVVAEEVRNLAARSANAAKETTDMIEGSIQKVEAGTKIANDTATALNKIVEDVAKAAGLVGDIAIASNEQASAIAQINQGIMQVSQVVQTNSATSEESAAASEELSSQAELLRKAVSKFRLKRVNQGFRKFEDISPEVLRMLDGLSDKAKNSNEPGEGDAALPGKNRIILSDREFGKY